One genomic window of Bradyrhizobium sp. B124 includes the following:
- a CDS encoding FAD-binding oxidoreductase, protein MRDEAKIKLRESLRGTVIERGEADYDEARALYNGMIDKRPLLIARCADVADVIAAVTFGRDNDLPIAIRGGGHNGPGLASVDDGLVIDLSAMKGVRVDPVTRQARVGAGCTQGDVDHATHAFGLAVPAGIISTTGIAGLTLSGGHGYLTRKYGLTIDNLVEADVVLANGSFVVASKDNNPDLFWALRGGGGNFGVVTSFVFQLHPVNMVFAGPIAWDQKQARTIMQRYRDFLPAAPEELGIFLGLKTVPSSPPFPEELWGKPICLLMCCYDGPEDAAKKALAPLLDALPAPWLNWMGTMPYPAVQSMFDGLYPKGMQWYWRGDFVKTLPDAAIDIHLEQAAQAPSELSLMHLYPIDGAVHRVGNGETAWNCRDATWSMVIAGIDPNPQKAGPLTRWTKAYWEAVHPFDLGGAYPNFMMDDEGDGRLKATYGSNYARLAAVKRKYDSANLFRVNQNIRPAA, encoded by the coding sequence ATGCGTGACGAAGCCAAGATCAAGTTGCGTGAGAGCCTGCGCGGTACCGTCATCGAACGTGGCGAGGCCGACTACGACGAAGCCCGTGCGCTCTATAATGGCATGATCGACAAGCGGCCATTGCTGATCGCCCGCTGTGCCGATGTCGCCGACGTGATCGCTGCGGTGACGTTCGGCCGCGACAATGACCTGCCAATCGCGATCCGCGGCGGTGGCCATAACGGGCCCGGCCTCGCCAGCGTCGATGACGGGCTGGTCATCGACCTCTCCGCCATGAAGGGCGTTCGCGTCGACCCGGTTACTCGCCAAGCGCGGGTCGGTGCCGGATGCACCCAGGGCGACGTCGACCATGCCACGCACGCGTTCGGCCTTGCGGTGCCGGCCGGCATCATCTCGACGACCGGGATCGCCGGCCTGACCCTGAGCGGTGGCCACGGCTATCTCACCCGCAAATACGGCCTCACCATCGACAATCTGGTCGAGGCCGACGTTGTGCTCGCCAATGGCAGCTTCGTCGTCGCCAGCAAGGACAACAACCCTGATCTGTTCTGGGCGCTGCGCGGCGGCGGCGGCAATTTCGGCGTCGTCACCTCCTTTGTGTTCCAGCTCCACCCCGTCAACATGGTGTTTGCCGGGCCGATCGCCTGGGACCAGAAGCAGGCGCGCACCATCATGCAGCGCTATCGCGACTTCCTGCCGGCAGCACCGGAGGAACTCGGCATTTTCCTCGGGCTCAAGACGGTTCCGTCCAGTCCGCCGTTTCCGGAAGAGCTTTGGGGAAAGCCCATCTGCCTCCTGATGTGCTGCTATGACGGCCCAGAGGATGCGGCCAAGAAGGCTCTGGCGCCGTTGCTCGATGCACTGCCGGCACCGTGGCTAAACTGGATGGGGACGATGCCGTATCCGGCGGTGCAGAGCATGTTCGACGGGCTCTACCCCAAGGGCATGCAATGGTATTGGCGTGGCGATTTCGTCAAGACGCTGCCGGACGCCGCGATCGACATCCATCTCGAGCAGGCCGCGCAAGCGCCCAGCGAATTGTCGCTCATGCATCTCTACCCGATCGACGGCGCGGTGCATCGCGTCGGCAACGGCGAGACCGCATGGAATTGCCGCGATGCGACCTGGTCGATGGTGATCGCCGGCATCGATCCGAATCCGCAAAAGGCGGGGCCGCTCACCCGATGGACCAAGGCCTATTGGGAAGCGGTTCACCCGTTCGACCTCGGCGGCGCCTACCCGAATTTCATGATGGATGATGAGGGCGACGGCCGCCTCAAGGCAACCTACGGGTCCAACTATGCGCGACTGGCGGCGGTGAAGCGCAAATATGACTCCGCCAATCTGTTCCGGGTCAACCAGAACATCAGGCCTGCTGCCTGA
- a CDS encoding 2-isopropylmalate synthase → MATVNKSEKDRVIIFDTTLRDGEQCPGATMTFEEKLEVAELLDDMGVDVIEAGFPITSEGDFQAVSEIARRSKNAVIAGLSRAHPADIDRCAEAVKFARRGRVHTVIATSPLHMRVKLNKTPEEVIETSVAMVARARNQIDDVEWSAEDGTRSEMDYLCRIVEAVIKAGATTVNIPDTVGYTVPEEYTHFMRTLIERVPNSDKAIFSVHCHNDLGMAVANSLAGILGGARQVECTVNGIGERAGNAALEEIVMAINVRNDKFPYWNKIDTTQLTRASKVVSAATSFPVQYNKAIVGRNAFAHESGIHQDGVLKDASTYEIMRPEMVGLKQSSLVLGKHSGRHAFIHKLEEMGYKLGANQLEDAFTRMKALADRKKDIYDEDIEALVDQEMAAAHDRIKLASLTVIAGTHGPQRATMKLDVDGQIKIEEAEGNGPVDAVFNCIKRLVPHEAKLELYQVHAVTEGTDAQAEVSVRLAHEGRSMTARAADPDTLVASAKAYLGALNKIVMKRQRDVPASKVAG, encoded by the coding sequence ATGGCCACCGTGAACAAGTCCGAGAAGGACCGCGTCATCATTTTCGACACCACCCTGCGCGACGGCGAGCAGTGCCCCGGCGCCACCATGACCTTCGAGGAGAAGCTCGAGGTCGCCGAGCTGCTGGACGATATGGGCGTCGACGTCATCGAGGCCGGCTTCCCGATCACCTCGGAAGGCGACTTCCAGGCGGTCAGCGAGATCGCCCGCCGCTCCAAGAACGCGGTCATCGCGGGCCTGTCCCGCGCCCATCCGGCCGACATCGACCGCTGCGCCGAAGCCGTCAAGTTCGCTCGCCGCGGCCGCGTCCACACCGTGATCGCGACCTCGCCGCTGCATATGCGCGTGAAGCTGAACAAGACCCCCGAGGAGGTCATCGAGACTTCGGTCGCGATGGTCGCCCGCGCCCGCAACCAGATCGACGACGTCGAATGGTCGGCCGAGGACGGCACCCGCAGCGAGATGGACTATCTGTGCCGGATCGTCGAAGCCGTGATCAAGGCCGGCGCCACCACGGTGAACATCCCCGACACCGTTGGCTACACGGTGCCCGAGGAATACACCCACTTCATGCGGACGCTGATCGAGCGGGTGCCGAACTCCGACAAGGCGATCTTCTCGGTCCACTGCCACAACGACCTCGGCATGGCGGTGGCGAACTCGCTGGCCGGCATCCTCGGCGGCGCGCGGCAGGTCGAATGCACCGTCAACGGCATCGGCGAGCGCGCCGGCAATGCCGCGCTGGAAGAGATCGTGATGGCGATCAACGTGCGGAACGACAAGTTTCCGTACTGGAACAAGATCGACACCACGCAGCTGACCCGCGCCTCGAAGGTGGTGTCGGCTGCCACCTCGTTCCCGGTGCAGTACAACAAGGCGATCGTCGGCCGCAACGCGTTCGCGCATGAGAGCGGCATCCATCAGGACGGCGTGCTGAAGGATGCCTCGACCTACGAGATCATGCGGCCCGAGATGGTCGGCCTGAAGCAGTCCTCGCTGGTGCTCGGCAAGCATTCCGGCCGCCACGCCTTCATCCACAAGCTGGAGGAGATGGGCTACAAGCTCGGCGCCAACCAGCTGGAGGATGCCTTTACGCGGATGAAGGCGCTGGCCGACCGCAAGAAGGACATCTACGACGAGGACATCGAGGCGCTGGTCGACCAGGAGATGGCGGCCGCGCACGACCGCATCAAGCTGGCCTCGCTGACCGTGATCGCCGGCACCCATGGCCCGCAGCGCGCGACCATGAAGCTCGACGTCGACGGCCAGATCAAGATCGAGGAAGCCGAGGGCAACGGCCCGGTCGATGCCGTCTTCAACTGCATCAAGCGTCTGGTGCCGCACGAGGCCAAGCTGGAGCTCTACCAGGTCCACGCGGTGACCGAAGGCACCGACGCACAGGCCGAAGTCTCGGTGCGTCTCGCCCATGAAGGCCGTTCGATGACCGCGCGCGCCGCCGATCCGGACACGCTGGTCGCATCCGCCAAGGCCTATCTCGGCGCGCTGAACAAGATCGTGATGAAGCGCCAGCGCGACGTGCCGGCGTCCAAGGTCGCGGGCTGA
- a CDS encoding Ada metal-binding domain-containing protein — MLSFEVCNAARLRRDARYDGRFFTAVKTTRIYCRPVCPVKHPLPRNVTYYPTAAAAEAAGYRPCLRCRPETAPFCPAWNGTRSTVARALKLIDGGALERGSVAALADRLGITSRHLGRLFERHVGASPQQVATTRRVQRAKRLIDTTDDAMTEIAFRAGFGSVRRFNAAFAGLYGRSPSSLRASSRGRR; from the coding sequence ATGCTCAGCTTCGAGGTCTGCAACGCTGCGCGGCTGCGGCGCGACGCGCGCTATGACGGCCGTTTCTTCACCGCGGTGAAGACCACGCGGATCTATTGCCGCCCGGTCTGTCCGGTGAAGCACCCGTTGCCGCGCAACGTCACCTACTACCCGACGGCCGCCGCGGCCGAAGCGGCGGGCTATCGGCCATGCCTGCGCTGCCGTCCCGAAACCGCGCCGTTCTGTCCTGCGTGGAACGGCACGCGCTCCACGGTTGCGCGTGCGCTGAAGCTGATCGACGGCGGCGCGCTGGAGCGCGGCTCGGTTGCTGCGTTGGCCGACCGGCTCGGCATCACCTCGCGCCACCTCGGGCGGCTGTTCGAGCGCCACGTCGGCGCCAGCCCGCAGCAGGTCGCGACCACCCGCCGCGTGCAGCGCGCCAAGCGGCTGATCGACACCACCGACGACGCGATGACCGAGATCGCCTTCCGCGCCGGCTTCGGCAGCGTCCGCCGTTTCAACGCCGCCTTCGCCGGTCTCTACGGCCGCTCGCCGTCGAGCCTGCGCGCGTCTTCGCGCGGGCGGAGGTGA
- a CDS encoding nuclear transport factor 2 family protein, translating to MTNPTNKQTVLNAWQTFRTRDANLIAALFAPDAEWIAPARNATAVALDHTDHMIGAEAIARFISTETHRLFSEIDIAFRAVHADGDSVIVEERMRATLPDGRRYDNDYCFVFVVEAGRIKQVREYMDTRKGWQMVFGEAAA from the coding sequence ATGACGAACCCGACCAACAAGCAAACCGTCCTCAACGCCTGGCAGACGTTCAGGACCCGCGACGCCAACCTGATCGCCGCATTGTTCGCGCCGGATGCCGAATGGATCGCGCCGGCCCGCAACGCCACCGCGGTCGCGCTCGATCACACCGATCACATGATCGGCGCGGAGGCGATCGCGCGCTTCATCTCGACCGAGACGCATCGCCTGTTCTCCGAGATCGACATCGCGTTCCGCGCCGTTCATGCCGACGGCGACAGCGTGATCGTCGAGGAGCGCATGCGCGCGACGCTGCCGGACGGCCGGCGCTATGACAATGACTACTGCTTCGTCTTCGTGGTCGAGGCAGGCCGCATCAAGCAGGTTCGGGAATACATGGACACGCGCAAGGGCTGGCAGATGGTGTTCGGAGAGGCTGCGGCGTGA
- a CDS encoding polyphosphate kinase 2 family protein, translating into MSSKPSPSLADELKPFVAPFRFDGSGEFHLKSYPTAEKGGIDKDVGGKIIEANRTRLNDFQEKLYAQDRWSLLLIFQGMDAAGKDSAIKSVFEGVNPQGCEVFSFKQPSTKELDHDFMWRAMIALPERGHIGIFNRSYYEECLVVRVHADVLAKQKLPKRLVTKNIWRERFEDISAIERYLSRNGTVILKFFLHVSKEEQRRRFLDRLEEPAKNWKFSMADVSERALWAKYQAAYQEMIHHTATGDAPWHIVPADHKWFARVVIGSTIVNALDRLELKFPEVDKADLSEFKRVRAALEAEGKGAATEKKAPAKK; encoded by the coding sequence ATGAGCAGCAAACCGTCCCCATCGCTCGCCGATGAATTGAAACCCTTTGTCGCGCCGTTCCGCTTCGACGGCTCGGGCGAATTTCACCTGAAGTCGTATCCGACCGCCGAGAAGGGCGGCATCGACAAGGACGTCGGCGGCAAGATCATCGAGGCCAACCGCACGCGGCTCAACGACTTCCAGGAGAAGCTCTACGCCCAGGACCGCTGGTCGCTGCTCCTGATCTTCCAGGGCATGGATGCCGCCGGCAAGGACAGTGCGATCAAGAGCGTGTTCGAGGGCGTCAACCCGCAGGGCTGCGAGGTCTTCTCGTTCAAGCAGCCCTCGACCAAGGAGCTCGACCACGATTTCATGTGGCGCGCCATGATCGCGCTGCCGGAGCGCGGCCACATCGGCATCTTCAACCGCTCCTACTACGAGGAATGCCTTGTCGTGCGCGTTCATGCCGATGTGCTCGCCAAGCAGAAGCTGCCGAAACGGCTGGTGACCAAGAACATCTGGCGCGAGCGCTTCGAGGACATCTCCGCGATCGAGCGCTATCTGTCGCGCAACGGCACCGTGATCCTGAAATTCTTCCTGCATGTCTCCAAGGAGGAGCAGCGCCGGCGCTTCCTCGACCGGCTCGAGGAGCCGGCCAAGAACTGGAAGTTCTCGATGGCCGACGTCTCCGAGCGTGCGCTGTGGGCCAAATATCAGGCCGCCTATCAAGAGATGATCCACCACACCGCGACCGGGGACGCGCCCTGGCACATCGTGCCGGCCGATCACAAATGGTTTGCCCGCGTCGTGATCGGCTCGACCATCGTCAATGCGCTCGACAGGCTCGAGCTGAAATTCCCCGAGGTCGACAAGGCGGACCTCAGCGAATTCAAGCGCGTCCGCGCGGCGCTGGAGGCGGAAGGCAAGGGCGCGGCGACCGAGAAGAAGGCGCCCGCCAAGAAGTAG
- a CDS encoding branched-chain amino acid ABC transporter permease has product MNRQAAGWIIALLALVALPFVHRDPYHLHVLVLILIWSFAYTSWSIMGRFGLVSLGHGGFMGIGAYVTALLWNHLGVSPWIGIPLSMATAGVLALVVAYPCFRFRITGHYFVLVTLALSGIVLQVITATRDYTGGSLGYTPQRAPSGKGLLALQFDDKTTWYLIALAVWVAGLVIWRAIDRSMIRHAMEAISEDEDAAAAAGVNVTAEKLKITLISALMTALSGALYCQYQMFISPDTVSGIAVSLQMVFAAIVGGVYVALGPTVGAIITIVLAEVLRISFGTKAVGWDNLVYGVLLVLFIIFLPKGILGSVIDRIKSPRKPSRGHEQQTVPIARR; this is encoded by the coding sequence GTGAACAGGCAGGCCGCCGGCTGGATCATCGCGCTGCTCGCGCTCGTCGCGCTGCCCTTCGTGCACCGCGATCCCTATCACCTGCACGTGCTGGTGCTGATCCTGATCTGGTCGTTCGCCTATACGTCGTGGTCGATCATGGGCCGCTTCGGCCTGGTCTCGCTCGGCCATGGCGGCTTCATGGGCATCGGCGCCTATGTCACCGCGCTGCTCTGGAATCATCTCGGCGTCTCGCCCTGGATCGGGATTCCCCTGAGCATGGCAACCGCCGGCGTGCTCGCGCTCGTCGTCGCCTATCCCTGCTTCCGCTTCCGCATCACCGGGCACTATTTCGTGCTGGTGACCCTGGCGCTGTCCGGCATCGTGCTGCAAGTCATCACCGCGACCCGCGACTATACCGGCGGCTCGCTCGGCTACACGCCGCAGCGCGCGCCGAGCGGCAAGGGGCTGTTGGCGCTGCAATTCGACGACAAGACCACCTGGTATCTGATCGCGCTCGCGGTCTGGGTCGCAGGCCTCGTGATCTGGCGCGCGATCGACCGCAGCATGATCCGCCATGCCATGGAGGCGATCTCCGAAGATGAGGACGCCGCCGCCGCGGCCGGCGTCAACGTCACTGCCGAGAAGCTCAAGATCACCCTGATCAGCGCGTTGATGACCGCGCTGTCCGGTGCGCTCTATTGCCAGTACCAGATGTTCATCTCGCCGGACACGGTGAGCGGTATCGCGGTGTCCTTGCAGATGGTGTTCGCGGCGATCGTCGGCGGCGTCTATGTCGCGCTGGGGCCGACGGTCGGCGCCATCATCACCATCGTGCTGGCCGAGGTACTGCGCATTTCGTTCGGCACCAAGGCGGTCGGCTGGGACAATCTGGTCTATGGCGTGCTGCTGGTGCTGTTCATTATCTTCCTGCCCAAGGGCATTCTTGGTAGCGTGATCGACCGGATCAAATCGCCACGCAAGCCGTCGAGAGGCCATGAGCAGCAAACCGTCCCCATCGCTCGCCGATGA
- a CDS encoding branched-chain amino acid ABC transporter permease, which translates to MQSFLDIFDIYLLEAVINGILLGGVLALLALGLNLIFGVIDVTWICYAELVMIGMYGMYYLVQVFHLPYWAAAPLVILLVALLGAALHFFVIAPLLTAPPINQLLATGGVLFILQSFATVAFGIDFRNLGIRLPVLALGEMNFSYARLLSFGAALVGMVGVYLFLTRTFTGTAIRAIAQDRQIMPLMGVDPKRIYLVTSAIGGGLAGLAACLLVLQYDVHPFVGLSFGPITFLICVLGGLGNFIGGFIAAFVFAEIISLGGLFSDLEWGYVLAFAFFIVMMFIRPAGLLARRS; encoded by the coding sequence ATGCAATCCTTCCTCGACATTTTCGACATCTACCTGCTGGAGGCCGTGATCAACGGCATCCTGCTCGGCGGCGTGCTGGCGCTCCTAGCGCTCGGGCTCAACCTGATCTTCGGCGTCATCGACGTCACCTGGATCTGCTATGCCGAGCTCGTGATGATCGGCATGTACGGCATGTATTATCTCGTGCAGGTTTTTCATTTGCCGTACTGGGCGGCCGCGCCGCTCGTCATCCTGCTGGTGGCGCTGCTCGGCGCCGCGTTGCATTTCTTCGTCATCGCGCCGCTGTTGACGGCGCCGCCGATCAACCAGCTGCTCGCCACCGGCGGCGTGCTGTTCATCCTGCAGAGTTTTGCCACCGTCGCCTTCGGCATCGACTTCCGCAATCTCGGCATCCGCCTGCCGGTGTTGGCGCTCGGCGAGATGAATTTCAGCTACGCGCGACTATTGTCGTTCGGCGCGGCGCTGGTCGGCATGGTCGGCGTCTATCTGTTCCTGACCCGCACCTTCACCGGCACCGCGATCCGCGCCATCGCGCAGGACCGCCAGATCATGCCGCTGATGGGCGTCGATCCCAAGCGCATCTATCTCGTCACCTCGGCGATCGGCGGCGGGCTCGCCGGGCTCGCGGCGTGCCTGCTGGTGCTGCAATATGACGTGCATCCGTTCGTCGGGCTGTCGTTCGGGCCGATCACCTTCCTGATTTGCGTGCTCGGCGGCCTCGGCAATTTCATCGGCGGCTTCATTGCCGCTTTCGTGTTTGCCGAGATCATCTCGCTCGGCGGCCTGTTCTCCGATCTCGAATGGGGCTACGTGCTGGCATTCGCCTTCTTCATCGTCATGATGTTCATCCGGCCCGCGGGCCTCCTGGCGAGGCGCTCGTGA
- a CDS encoding ABC transporter ATP-binding protein, giving the protein MLELRSIDAGYGSFQALFDVSLDVKAGEAVGVIGPNGAGKTTLMRVISGLIRPSNGKISMEGVDVVRTPAHRIVSLGIAHVPENRRLFPRLTVDDNLKMGAYMPGARAHYAERLDFVFELFPRMKERRHQMAGTMSGGEQQMCAIGRALMSNPKLLLLDEPSAGLAPVVVQQVFELVKRIRASGLTVLIVEQNVQQVLRVVDRAYLLEAGSIRAAGTAAELAASDTIKQAYLGV; this is encoded by the coding sequence ATGCTGGAGCTCCGATCGATCGACGCGGGTTATGGCAGCTTCCAGGCGCTGTTCGACGTCAGCCTCGACGTCAAGGCGGGCGAGGCGGTCGGTGTGATCGGTCCGAACGGTGCCGGCAAGACCACCTTGATGCGTGTGATCTCCGGCCTGATCCGCCCGAGTAACGGCAAGATATCGATGGAGGGGGTCGACGTCGTCAGGACGCCGGCGCATCGCATCGTCAGCCTCGGGATCGCGCATGTGCCGGAGAACCGAAGGCTGTTTCCGCGGCTCACCGTCGACGACAATCTGAAGATGGGCGCCTACATGCCCGGCGCCCGCGCGCATTACGCCGAGCGGCTCGATTTCGTGTTCGAGCTGTTCCCGCGCATGAAGGAGCGACGTCACCAGATGGCCGGCACCATGTCGGGCGGCGAGCAGCAGATGTGCGCGATCGGCCGCGCGCTGATGTCGAACCCGAAACTGCTGCTGCTCGACGAGCCCTCGGCCGGGCTCGCGCCGGTCGTGGTGCAGCAGGTGTTCGAGCTGGTCAAGCGCATCCGCGCCAGCGGGCTGACCGTGCTGATCGTCGAGCAGAACGTGCAGCAGGTGCTGCGCGTGGTCGACCGCGCCTATCTCTTGGAAGCCGGCAGCATCCGCGCCGCCGGCACGGCGGCAGAACTCGCGGCGAGCGACACCATCAAGCAGGCGTATCTCGGGGTGTAG
- a CDS encoding ABC transporter ATP-binding protein, which translates to MLAVEGLVKRFGGFCAVNNVSFRVEQGEILGLIGPNGSGKSTIFNMLSGTLPPTEGSILFDGREIAGLAPHRIIVGGIGRTFQIPRPFHRLSIFENVVLAGFYGQGRHSRSNAEEAAERALAMVGLPTDRHSSVEGLGAAGLKKLELAKALATGPKLLLADESLGGLDETEMDQAADMLRRIRDELGITVIWVEHIMGVLMRVVDRVMVLDHGEKIAEGLPADVAGDARVIEVYLGTDADASLAAAVAEQARRRIGA; encoded by the coding sequence GTGCTCGCCGTCGAAGGCCTGGTCAAGCGGTTTGGCGGCTTTTGCGCCGTCAACAACGTGTCGTTCCGCGTCGAGCAGGGCGAGATCCTCGGCCTGATCGGCCCGAACGGCTCGGGCAAGAGCACGATCTTCAACATGCTCTCGGGTACGCTGCCGCCGACCGAGGGCTCGATCCTGTTCGACGGCCGGGAGATCGCGGGCCTCGCCCCGCACCGGATCATCGTTGGCGGCATCGGCCGCACCTTCCAGATCCCGCGGCCGTTCCATCGGCTGAGCATTTTCGAGAATGTCGTGCTCGCCGGCTTCTACGGCCAGGGTCGCCACAGCCGGAGCAACGCCGAGGAGGCGGCCGAGCGCGCGCTGGCGATGGTCGGCCTGCCGACCGATCGGCATAGCAGTGTCGAGGGGCTGGGCGCGGCCGGGTTGAAGAAGCTCGAGCTCGCTAAGGCGCTCGCCACCGGCCCGAAACTCTTGCTCGCCGATGAAAGCCTCGGCGGTCTCGACGAGACCGAGATGGACCAGGCCGCCGACATGCTGCGCCGAATCCGCGACGAGCTCGGCATCACCGTCATCTGGGTCGAGCACATCATGGGTGTGCTGATGCGCGTGGTCGACCGCGTGATGGTGCTCGATCACGGCGAGAAGATCGCCGAAGGTCTGCCGGCCGATGTCGCCGGCGATGCCAGGGTGATCGAGGTCTATCTCGGCACCGATGCGGATGCGAGCCTGGCTGCCGCCGTCGCCGAGCAGGCGCGCCGCCGGATCGGGGCGTGA